In the genome of Oxalobacter aliiformigenes, one region contains:
- the clpP gene encoding ATP-dependent Clp endopeptidase proteolytic subunit ClpP, producing the protein MTQFHDSALDARMLGMIPMVIEQSGRGERAFDIYSRLLKERIIFLVGPVTDQSANLIVAQLLFLESENPEKDISLYINSPGGSVSAGMAIYDTMQFIRPQVSTLCTGLAASMGAFLLAAGAKGKRFSLPNSRIMIHQPSGGAQGQATDIEIHAREILYLRERLNSILAGNTGKPVEQIARDTERDNFMSAAEAKDYGLIDEVLVSRN; encoded by the coding sequence ATGACACAGTTTCATGATTCTGCACTGGATGCCAGAATGTTGGGCATGATCCCCATGGTGATTGAACAGAGTGGCCGTGGAGAAAGGGCTTTTGACATTTACTCCCGGTTGCTGAAAGAAAGAATCATTTTTCTTGTCGGGCCGGTAACCGATCAGAGTGCTAATCTGATCGTTGCCCAGTTGCTGTTTCTGGAAAGTGAAAATCCGGAAAAGGATATTTCCCTGTATATCAATTCACCGGGCGGTTCTGTTTCGGCCGGTATGGCGATTTACGATACGATGCAGTTCATCCGGCCACAGGTTTCGACATTGTGTACCGGACTGGCTGCATCGATGGGCGCTTTTCTTCTGGCTGCCGGGGCAAAAGGCAAACGGTTTTCGCTGCCGAATTCCCGTATCATGATTCACCAGCCTTCAGGAGGAGCACAGGGGCAGGCAACTGATATCGAGATACATGCACGGGAGATTCTTTATCTCCGCGAACGTTTAAACAGCATTCTGGCCGGCAATACCGGCAAACCCGTCGAACAGATTGCCCGGGATACCGAACGAGACAATTTCATGTCTGCTGCTGAAGCAAAAGATTATGGACTGATCGATGAAGTACTGGTCAGTCGAAACTGA
- the tig gene encoding trigger factor — translation MANAVENLEKLERRLTITIPVTDITTEVEKRLKERARTAKAPGFRPGKVPMKMVAQMYGAQIQNEVINHKVGAAFSKAVQDNGLQIAGAPRFEEKTGDDVAQDEVAFYAIFEVYPEVKIGDLGTIELEKAVAGVTDAEVDRTIDILRKRQAHFHVKGEDSEHGKGNGSVVAEDGDRVTIDFTGRIDGVEFEGGKAENFPFVLGEKQMLPEFEDAIRGMKTGETKVFPLTFPENYHGKDVAGKTSEFTVEVKKIEWAHLPEVNEEFAKALGVKDGSVEKLREDIKTNLQREVKNRLIAINKNRVMDALIKVSEFDIPQSLVKQEIGELTELTRRDLAVRNPSHKDVALPPELFTAQAEKRVRLGMILGELMKDNVLAVSADKLKERATEIASSYENPQMVIDYYLNELGRRKELEAMLMEENAMDYVFGKAKVVEKEVPFDELMAQQM, via the coding sequence ATGGCAAACGCTGTTGAAAACCTGGAAAAGCTCGAAAGACGTCTGACGATTACCATCCCCGTTACTGACATTACGACCGAAGTGGAAAAACGTTTGAAAGAACGTGCACGTACTGCCAAAGCTCCAGGTTTCAGGCCTGGCAAGGTTCCGATGAAGATGGTCGCGCAGATGTACGGCGCGCAGATCCAGAATGAAGTCATCAATCACAAAGTGGGAGCGGCTTTCAGCAAGGCTGTTCAGGACAATGGACTCCAGATCGCGGGCGCTCCGCGTTTTGAGGAAAAAACAGGTGATGATGTTGCGCAGGACGAAGTGGCGTTTTATGCCATTTTCGAAGTTTATCCTGAAGTCAAGATTGGCGATCTGGGAACGATTGAGCTGGAAAAAGCCGTTGCCGGTGTCACGGATGCCGAAGTGGACAGAACCATTGATATCCTGAGAAAACGTCAGGCACACTTTCATGTCAAGGGAGAAGACAGTGAACACGGAAAAGGTAACGGCAGCGTTGTAGCGGAAGATGGCGACCGTGTGACGATCGATTTTACCGGTCGTATCGACGGTGTTGAATTCGAAGGCGGCAAAGCGGAAAACTTCCCCTTTGTCCTCGGCGAAAAACAGATGTTGCCGGAATTCGAGGATGCTATCCGGGGGATGAAGACAGGTGAAACAAAAGTCTTTCCACTGACTTTTCCGGAAAACTATCATGGCAAGGATGTGGCTGGTAAAACATCGGAATTCACTGTTGAGGTCAAGAAAATCGAATGGGCACATTTGCCTGAAGTCAATGAGGAATTTGCCAAGGCACTTGGTGTCAAGGATGGCAGTGTTGAAAAATTGCGTGAAGACATCAAGACCAATCTGCAGCGTGAAGTCAAGAATCGCCTGATCGCCATCAACAAGAATCGTGTCATGGATGCCTTGATCAAGGTGTCCGAATTCGATATTCCGCAATCGCTGGTCAAGCAGGAAATCGGCGAATTGACCGAGTTGACACGACGGGATCTGGCTGTCCGCAATCCGTCCCACAAGGATGTTGCCTTGCCTCCGGAACTGTTTACGGCACAGGCTGAAAAACGGGTTCGTCTCGGCATGATTCTGGGCGAATTGATGAAAGACAATGTTCTGGCGGTCTCTGCTGATAAACTGAAAGAAAGAGCCACCGAAATTGCTTCCAGTTACGAAAATCCGCAGATGGTCATCGATTATTATCTGAATGAACTCGGCCGCCGCAAGGAGCTGGAAGCGATGCTGATGGAAGAAAACGCGATGGATTATGTTTTCGGCAAAGCCAAGGTTGTTGAGAAAGAAGTGCCGTTCGATGAACTCATGGCTCAGCAAATGTAA
- the fdxA gene encoding ferredoxin FdxA: MTHVVTDACVLCKYTDCVDVCPVDCFHEGPNTLVINPNECIDCAVCVPECPTEAIFAEEDVPADQQEYIVLNAELSQKWPTITRSRDPLPDADKWKDVKNKIIHLIK; the protein is encoded by the coding sequence ATGACTCACGTTGTCACCGACGCCTGCGTGCTTTGTAAATACACTGACTGTGTGGATGTGTGCCCTGTCGACTGTTTCCACGAAGGCCCCAATACATTGGTGATCAATCCGAACGAGTGTATTGATTGTGCAGTTTGTGTACCGGAATGTCCTACCGAAGCCATTTTTGCTGAAGAGGATGTCCCTGCCGACCAGCAGGAATATATTGTACTGAATGCCGAACTCTCGCAAAAATGGCCGACGATAACCCGTTCCAGGGATCCATTGCCTGACGCAGACAAATGGAAAGACGTCAAAAACAAGATTATTCATTTGATTAAATAA
- a CDS encoding NAD(P)/FAD-dependent oxidoreductase — MEAKVDNMPIEADAVIVGAGPVGLFQVFELGLLEIKAHVIDSLPVVGGQCVELYPDKPIYDIPAVPSCTGLELTDNLMKQIEPFSPTFHLGQEVVKVERREDGRFDLETSIGTRFITKTVFIAAGVGAFQPRTLKVDGIEQFEGSQLFYRVKDPEMFRGKNLVVCGGGDSALDWALKLVDIAESVVLLHRREEYRAAPASVTKMKALCEDFCMQALTGQVTGFESKDGKMTEIKVTGLDGVTRRLPLDCLLVFFGLSPKLGPIADWGLEIDRRQIVVDTEKFMTNIPGIFAVGDINIYPGKKKLILSGFHEAALAAFAAAPFVFPQKKIHLQYTTTSPKLHKVLGVETPVFD, encoded by the coding sequence ATGGAAGCCAAAGTTGACAATATGCCAATTGAAGCCGATGCCGTCATCGTCGGTGCGGGCCCCGTAGGTCTGTTTCAGGTATTCGAACTGGGACTGCTGGAAATCAAGGCGCATGTAATCGATTCATTGCCGGTCGTTGGCGGCCAGTGTGTCGAACTGTATCCTGACAAACCGATCTACGACATTCCCGCCGTACCCAGTTGCACCGGCCTGGAACTGACCGACAATCTGATGAAACAGATCGAACCGTTCAGCCCCACCTTCCATCTCGGCCAGGAAGTCGTCAAGGTCGAACGCCGCGAGGATGGCCGTTTCGATCTTGAAACATCCATCGGCACCCGATTCATTACCAAGACCGTATTCATCGCTGCAGGTGTCGGCGCTTTCCAGCCACGTACCCTGAAAGTGGACGGAATCGAACAGTTTGAAGGATCACAGCTTTTCTATCGTGTAAAAGATCCCGAAATGTTCCGCGGCAAAAATCTGGTCGTCTGCGGCGGCGGTGATTCTGCTCTGGACTGGGCCCTGAAACTGGTCGATATCGCGGAATCCGTCGTGTTGCTGCACCGTCGCGAAGAATATCGCGCCGCACCGGCTTCCGTAACCAAAATGAAAGCCCTTTGCGAGGATTTCTGCATGCAGGCGCTGACCGGGCAAGTCACCGGTTTTGAAAGCAAAGACGGAAAAATGACTGAAATCAAGGTCACCGGTCTGGATGGAGTAACCCGCCGGCTTCCACTGGATTGTCTTCTGGTCTTTTTCGGGCTGTCGCCAAAACTCGGCCCTATCGCCGACTGGGGACTGGAAATCGACCGCAGGCAAATCGTTGTCGATACCGAAAAATTCATGACCAACATTCCGGGCATTTTTGCTGTCGGGGATATCAACATCTATCCGGGCAAGAAAAAACTGATTCTTTCAGGTTTTCATGAAGCCGCTCTGGCCGCTTTTGCTGCTGCACCATTTGTTTTTCCGCAAAAGAAAATCCATTTGCAATACACGACGACCTCTCCCAAACTGCACAAGGTCCTTGGAGTGGAAACACCGGTTTTTGACTGA
- a CDS encoding RnfABCDGE type electron transport complex subunit B encodes MDILEKKGLTVEKILRLLPQTQCGHCGFDNCRMYAEAIATANADINRCATGGQTGIHMLAELLNVCEPVLDASCGVEKPYAIAEIDESRCTGCTLCLQTCPVDAIVGTVKMMHTVISSCCTGCERCLERCPMDCIEMKPVSGEKTGWDAWSFRQAQQARERYERRSFRLQQEKGNESARPSALTDKSRKSDTLRKIMERAKARSKTPGTMA; translated from the coding sequence GTGGATATCCTGGAAAAAAAAGGGTTGACCGTCGAAAAAATTTTGCGTCTGTTACCGCAAACGCAATGCGGACATTGTGGTTTCGATAATTGCAGAATGTATGCAGAAGCAATCGCAACGGCCAACGCCGATATCAACCGATGTGCCACGGGTGGCCAGACCGGCATACACATGCTGGCCGAACTGCTGAATGTCTGCGAACCGGTTCTGGATGCTTCCTGCGGAGTCGAAAAACCGTACGCCATTGCCGAAATCGATGAATCAAGATGTACCGGATGCACGCTATGCCTTCAGACCTGTCCTGTCGACGCCATTGTCGGTACCGTAAAAATGATGCATACCGTTATCAGTTCCTGTTGTACAGGCTGCGAACGATGCCTTGAGCGCTGTCCGATGGACTGTATCGAAATGAAACCCGTTTCGGGGGAAAAAACAGGCTGGGATGCCTGGTCGTTCAGGCAGGCACAACAGGCACGGGAAAGATACGAACGAAGGTCTTTCCGGTTACAACAGGAAAAGGGAAACGAATCGGCCCGACCTTCTGCCCTGACAGACAAATCCCGGAAATCCGACACTCTCAGGAAAATAATGGAACGTGCCAAAGCCCGTTCAAAAACACCCGGTACAATGGCATGA
- the nth gene encoding endonuclease III, protein MIPEKVVQMFERFEKANPDPRSELQFKSPFELLVAVILSAQATDISVNKATEKLYPVANTPEAIVQLGTEGLMPYVKTINLYPTKSRNIVRMSEILLEKHHGKVPDNREDLEALPGVGRKTANVVLNTAFHQNAMAVDTHIFRVSNRTGLAPGKNVLEVEKRLVEVIPPKFMMNAHHWLLLHGRYVCKAKAFQCSGCLISDLCEYPDKIPNAG, encoded by the coding sequence ATGATTCCGGAAAAAGTAGTCCAAATGTTCGAACGCTTTGAAAAAGCGAATCCCGATCCCCGTTCCGAATTGCAATTCAAGTCACCTTTTGAACTGTTGGTTGCCGTTATTCTCTCGGCACAGGCAACAGATATTTCCGTCAACAAGGCAACGGAAAAATTGTACCCGGTCGCGAACACACCTGAAGCGATTGTACAGCTCGGTACGGAAGGCCTGATGCCTTATGTAAAAACAATCAATCTTTATCCGACCAAATCCAGAAATATTGTAAGAATGTCGGAAATATTGCTGGAAAAACATCATGGAAAAGTACCAGACAACAGAGAAGATCTGGAAGCACTTCCCGGAGTTGGCCGCAAAACGGCCAATGTCGTATTGAACACGGCATTTCATCAGAATGCGATGGCTGTCGATACCCATATTTTCCGCGTATCCAACAGAACCGGACTGGCGCCCGGGAAAAATGTTCTGGAAGTCGAAAAGCGGCTCGTCGAAGTCATTCCGCCAAAATTCATGATGAATGCACATCACTGGCTGTTGCTTCATGGTCGTTATGTCTGCAAGGCCAAGGCATTTCAATGTTCCGGCTGTCTGATCAGCGATCTTTGCGAATATCCTGACAAAATACCAAACGCCGGTTGA
- the rluB gene encoding 23S rRNA pseudouridine(2605) synthase RluB — MEVTFLPAEGMVNMTGSDVANKKRQPKKRPVRRDAEKRTGRNEERENISLSGPVARQDEGTGDNMSGTVSADIDNPDSVTGLANAAKKTVTAKRTGRKNLPKAEKKAFSNKNEVDEVFRFVTSDDFDRMNEAGDDSVVAKASGFSQKQKKVRRDLTAEDDAPKLHKVLADAGLGSRRDMEELIIAGRVSVNGEPAHIGQRILPSDQVRINGKLLQRKVAKTLPRVLTYHKPAGEIVSRDDPEKRPSVFDRLPSLKNSKWLAVGRLDFNTEGLLLFTNSGDLANRLMHPRYNIEREYAVRTLGELEEGMRQKLLAGVDLGDGIGQFSKIVDGGGDGANKWYRVTIGEGRNREVRRMFEAVGLTVSRLIRTRYGAITLPQSLKRGRWDELEENAVRNLLRLSGLESKGGKKTPKETNSRNAGEKFPGFQKSESLSIRELQMQGQRQKKNQNGQKGNSRSRQPDPLQTSFGYIGMEQPVLKNGASARNRGRGQQGLQRRRSR; from the coding sequence ATGGAAGTGACTTTTTTGCCGGCTGAGGGCATGGTAAATATGACAGGCAGTGATGTGGCGAATAAAAAGCGGCAACCCAAGAAAAGGCCGGTACGTCGTGATGCGGAAAAACGGACTGGTAGGAACGAAGAGAGAGAGAATATATCTCTGTCAGGGCCGGTTGCCCGTCAGGATGAAGGAACAGGGGATAACATGTCCGGTACCGTCAGTGCCGATATCGATAACCCGGATTCTGTTACCGGATTGGCCAATGCAGCTAAAAAAACGGTGACAGCAAAGCGTACCGGTCGCAAGAATTTGCCTAAGGCGGAAAAAAAGGCGTTTTCCAACAAAAACGAGGTAGATGAAGTTTTCAGGTTTGTCACTTCCGATGATTTTGACAGAATGAATGAAGCCGGTGATGACTCTGTAGTGGCAAAAGCCAGCGGTTTTTCACAGAAACAGAAAAAAGTTCGGCGGGATCTGACCGCAGAGGATGATGCTCCGAAGCTGCATAAAGTACTGGCAGATGCGGGATTGGGGTCGCGTCGCGATATGGAGGAACTGATTATTGCCGGACGTGTTTCCGTCAATGGCGAACCGGCTCATATCGGCCAGAGAATTCTTCCGTCCGATCAGGTACGAATCAATGGAAAACTGCTCCAGCGGAAAGTGGCAAAAACTCTGCCGAGAGTGCTGACTTATCACAAGCCGGCGGGTGAAATTGTCAGCCGGGATGATCCCGAAAAAAGGCCATCCGTCTTTGATCGTTTGCCTTCGCTAAAGAACAGTAAATGGCTGGCCGTCGGTCGACTGGATTTCAATACGGAAGGATTGCTGCTGTTTACCAATTCGGGCGATCTGGCGAACCGGTTGATGCATCCGCGTTACAATATCGAACGTGAATATGCGGTCAGAACGCTTGGCGAACTTGAGGAAGGCATGCGCCAGAAACTGTTGGCTGGCGTTGATCTGGGCGATGGTATCGGCCAGTTTTCGAAAATTGTTGATGGTGGTGGTGATGGTGCCAACAAATGGTATCGCGTGACTATCGGTGAAGGACGGAACAGGGAAGTAAGGCGCATGTTCGAGGCGGTAGGCCTGACAGTCTCGCGTCTGATCCGAACCCGCTATGGGGCGATAACGCTTCCGCAATCGCTCAAACGTGGCCGTTGGGATGAGCTGGAAGAAAATGCTGTCAGAAATCTTCTTCGCCTTTCCGGTCTGGAAAGCAAAGGCGGCAAGAAAACACCGAAAGAAACCAATTCCCGCAATGCCGGTGAAAAATTCCCGGGATTTCAGAAGTCGGAGTCGCTCTCGATACGGGAGTTGCAAATGCAGGGGCAACGGCAGAAAAAGAACCAGAATGGACAAAAAGGGAATTCACGCAGCCGTCAGCCTGATCCCTTGCAGACCTCATTCGGATATATCGGTATGGAACAACCGGTGTTGAAAAACGGAGCATCCGCACGCAATCGTGGAAGAGGACAGCAAGGCCTGCAGCGTCGCCGTTCCCGATAA
- the scpB gene encoding SMC-Scp complex subunit ScpB → MNIAEEKKILEAVLLCAQEPLSLQDMANLFMDEGIAGKRARDHCRLILEELKHDWADRGLELVNVSNGWRFQSRAEMKPYFERLRQEKPPRYSRATMEILAIIAYNQPVTRGDIERIRGVTVNAQSIRSLEERGWIEVVGHREVPGRPALFATTAQFLSDLGLVSLEQLPPLQILQESDIADSL, encoded by the coding sequence ATGAATATTGCAGAGGAAAAGAAAATCCTCGAGGCGGTACTGTTATGTGCACAGGAGCCATTGTCATTACAGGATATGGCAAATTTGTTCATGGACGAAGGGATAGCAGGCAAGCGAGCCAGGGATCATTGCCGCCTGATTCTTGAAGAGCTGAAACATGACTGGGCAGACAGGGGGCTGGAACTTGTGAATGTCTCGAATGGCTGGCGATTCCAGAGCCGCGCTGAAATGAAGCCCTATTTCGAACGGTTGCGTCAGGAGAAACCGCCGCGTTACAGCAGGGCGACAATGGAAATCTTGGCCATTATCGCCTATAACCAGCCTGTTACCCGAGGTGATATCGAGCGGATCAGAGGAGTGACTGTCAATGCACAGTCGATCAGGTCGCTGGAAGAAAGAGGCTGGATCGAAGTGGTCGGGCACAGGGAAGTTCCAGGAAGACCTGCGCTGTTTGCCACGACTGCACAGTTTTTAAGTGATCTCGGACTGGTGTCTCTGGAACAGTTGCCGCCGTTGCAGATCCTGCAGGAATCGGATATTGCGGACTCGCTATGA